In Macaca mulatta isolate MMU2019108-1 chromosome 16, T2T-MMU8v2.0, whole genome shotgun sequence, the sequence AATGTGAGATTAGAAGTTCCCAATACAGACTGCAGCCTACCTACCAAAGTCTTCTGGATTGCTGGAATTGTAAAATTAGCAGGTGAAAAGCATGAAtaataatttagaagaaaatgcaGTGATCCTTGTAACCTTTTGTAAAAAAGCATGTTTATAAATTTTGCAAGTATTGCCAAATAAAAAATACGTTATGATAGAGGGCAGAGATTGGCAAATTGTTTTCCGTGAAAAAGCCaaacaaatattttcaactttgcaGGCCGTATGATCTCTATCACAGCTATTTGTCTCTATCATTATAGCATGAAAGCACCCTTAGCAATACATAAAAAAATGGACATGATTGCGTTCCAgcagaaatttgaatttcatataatcgTTATGTATCATGAAAtatccttttttctcttcaaccattaaaaatgtaaaagtcatTCTTAGATCACAGTCATAAAAATAATCCAGCAATAGACCAGATATATAGGCCATAATGTGTATGTCACTTTGAAAAGTAACAGAGGTTGAGATACTAAAAAATTGATAAgagctggccacagtggctcacacctgtaatcccagcccttagggaggcagaggcaggaggataacttgagcctaagagttcaagacccacctgggcaatatagtgagacccattctccatttaaaaaaaaaaaaaaaaagtgataagaACCTTAATACCAAATTTATACAATTGTTGATAATTTTATGCATCTTGagttcttcctttctctttattcccACTGCCTCCACCATACCAAGCCCTTTACTGCTCATGAAATAAACATGTTAGGAATCTACTGTGCTAGACAATGTGGACAAAGGATGATATCCAGAAGTATAAGGCTTGTATTTTTTCCAGCATGTTCACATCTGCCAAATGTTGACTACTACCAGGCATTAATATGACAAGGTACTCAGTGAGCAGTGTAGTCGGGCAGTGTAGAGGAGAGGCAGGCAGCCACTCATAAGAAAAGTTATCTTTTACTACTGTGACAGATTTCTAACTCCTGCTACTCTCTAGTTTTATTTCCGGCATTCTCCTCAAAACACTGCAGACTGCTCTACTGTGTACTGCTAATTGACTTAATttacctaaaaattattttaaatttatttttatgttcaagCATCTTTTATGGCCTCTTTGTACTTAAAGGATCAAGATGGCCAGCGTTTATGGCATTCATGGCTATTGATGAGTTGCTCCATATACCACATGCCAGATGTGTTGTAGTTCTCCAGCATAAATGATCTGTTGTGATGAGGCcaatctccctccctcctttatACAAGCATGTTTTTGTCACCTCTGTGCCTTGGGTTACTCTTGCAAGAGTGTCCCAACTCTGTACTTAACTGTACTGCTACCCAGGTCAATTCCCCATCTTTTTCTTGAAACATTTTCCCAGCTGTATAAGCATTCGCTAAATGCTTGTATTAATCTCTACACTGTAATTTAAAACAACAGCATATTATCTTTGCCCTGGGTGTTTAAGTTAGTTATATTTAAATAGCTCTTAAAATCAGTGCATTTACTATCCAAAAATTACTTCTTCCTTCCATCTCcgattttacatttctcttttatCTAACTGCATCATATATCTTCTTTAAGCCACTTTAATGCCATTGTAGAAGTGAGCCTAATGTTAACCAGAAGCTAGAGTCAGCAATAATTAGCAAACTCATAAATTGTTCTAAGAAATTATTGGATTTTAAAACTgaacatttaatgctataaattttcacAGACATGAAAATGCTGACTGAACTTGTCTCCTAGCCTGAAATACACATATATTGGcgtttttctgtttcattaaagACCTTAAATTAAATCTTAATCTTTTGTCAACATAAAGttgataaaattataaataggatatattacatattttttgtaCTTTCCAAGAATAAGGCTTCCTATTTGCCTAGGACATACAGTTTTTAActcattttacataattttctttgtgtttattgaACTTTTTACCTGGCATATTCAAATCTTATTTCTAAATACATACAACAGAAAAATTTAGATTCTTAAAGTAGCTACATTCAAATTACCCAGGAGTAATTGGCCACCTGAGCAGCTGGATAAAGCAGTTTCTTTGAAATATACttcaaggccaggcgcggtggctcaagcctgtaatcccagcactttgggaggccaaggcgggcagatcacctgaggtcgggagttcgagactagcctggccaacatggtgaaaccccatctctacaaaatacaaaaattagctgggcgtggtggcacacggcctgtaatcccagctacttgggaggctgaggcaagtgaatcacttgaacccgggaggcagaggttgcagtgagccaagatcacaccactgcactccagcctgggtgacagagcaagaccctgtcttcataaaatgtatatatataattatataaataaatatataatatgtattttatatgcttatacataaataaatgtcatatgtataattttatgtttttatttatatatatatatatatgcgcgcctataatcccagctactacttaggaggctgaggtaggagaatcacttgaacccaggaagccaaGGTTGTAGTAaggcaagattgcgccactgcactccagcctaggcaacagaacaagactccatctcaaaaaagaaaagaaaaagaaattatgggTACAATTGAAACACATGTAAGGAGGCCATGCGCTGAAAACAGTTGAACTGTTTGCACTGAACAAATGATTCTCAATGTTTGGTCAGTAGACCAGCAGCAACAGCATCACCTGAGGACTTGTTAAAAAGGCATATTCTCAGTTCTACCCAATATCTacaaaatcagaatctctggaggggGACCCAGCCATCTGTCTGTTAACAAACCCTGCAGGTGATTCTGTTGCAGATAGACACTAGTTTGACAACTGCTGTCAGAtgctgtattgttttatttaattttattttcttactatgcagtgatttatttctgggtttcagGTTACAATGCCCTTTTAAGATATGAAGGATTTGAAAATGACTCTGGTCTGGACTTCTGGTGCAATATATGTGGTTCTGATATCCATCCAGTTGGTTGGTGTGCAGCCAGCGGAAAACCTCTTGTTCCTCCTAGAAGTAAGTAGCTTATTTACCCTTAACGTACTTTTTTATATGTGTACTTTAATGCTGTTTTACACATAGCAATGTTAAAGTATTATGGAAATTAAAGGCCAGGTATGGTCGCTCACAcctgcctgtaaatcccagcactttgggaggccgaggcagttggatcacttgaggtcaggtgtttgagagcagcctgaccaacatggcgaaaccccatctcgactaaaaatataaaaattagctgggcatggtggtgtgtgcctgtactcaggaggctgaggcagaagaatccttgaactggggagatggaggttgcagtgagccaagatcgcaccactgcactccagcctgggtgacagagcgagactccatctcaaaaaaaaaaaaaaaaaaaagaaagtaattttttgGTGTCAAGCAGCTTTTTGCTGGCAAGGCATATACTTGCTTTCTCTATATTTGTTACCTTTCAGAATGTTAATAGTCTGACTTTGCAAGGaaatttgttacttttttaacaaataatttatgAAGCAGTTCTTTTTTGCCAAAGTATGACtggttatttcttctgttttagcTATTCAGCATAAATATACAAACTGGAAAGCTTTTCTAGTGAAACGACTTACTGGTGCCAAAACACTTCCTCCTGATTTCTCACAAAAGGTAAAAACAGGATCTTATAAAGActgaagaggccgggcgcggtggcttaagcctgtaatcccagcagtttgggaggccgagatgggtggatcacgaggtcaggagattgagaccatcctggctaacacagtgaaaccccgtctctactaaaaaatacaaaaaaaaaaaaaactagctgggcgaggtggtgggcgcctgtagttccatctacttgggaggctgaggcaggagaatggcataaaccctggaggcggagcttgcagcgagctgagatctggccactgcactccagcctgggcgacagagcgagactccatctcaaaaaaaaaaaaaagactgaagagcTCTAAAAAACAAGGGtaacaaagaacatttttaaggaattgttttaattttgtgaaCCAGATGATGTGTGTTACATTTCAAATGCATTCAGTATTTTTTACAGTATAATACGAAAATTTCTTGTAGACAAGAAATTCTTGTCATGAATTTCGAGCAGTTTTTTTTGTATGCTTTTAAGGTTTCAGAGAGTATGCAGTATCCTTTCAAACCTTGCATGAGAGTAGAAGTGGTTGACAAGAGGCATTTGTGTCGAACACGAGTAGCAGTGGTGGAAAGTGTAATTGGAGGAAGATTAAGACTAGTGTATGAAGAAAGCGAAGATAGAACAGATGACTTCTGGTGCCATATGCACAGCCCATTAATACATCATATCGGTTGGTCTCGAAGCATAGGTCATCGATTCAAAAGATCTGGTAAGCACCTGTCACAAGAACTCCTGTCAAAAGCATCATTGAGGCTGAATTATACTAGTTGGTTATTTTTCTCTGCAGAATTGCACAGATCAAAAATAGCATTCTAGTTTTTTGGGCTGCTTATTCTACCTTAATTAGTGAAGGTTCACACCATGTTAGTGTcctaataaatttttttatattctttccaCTTGTTCTCCAAAAGAATGAACTTTTGGTCACAACTacagttatttctttcttttattattcagCCTATTATTCAGCCCATTTGAAAGATCTAAAGATCCCTTTCCCTTTCCATTCAATTTTAATCAAAATAGCAAGATGAAATGTGGTTAGACTTAATactaagcacatgaaaacatgcttcTAAAGTTGTAATTTTCTAACTAGggaattacattaaaattatgaGCATTAAAATTGgctgaatatatttaaaagcatatatgcacatgtaccctgaagaGAGAAAAGACTATTAAAGAATATTCACCCCAAATGTAGAAGGCATGTCTTTTTGCCATGTTTTATAGTATGACATACCTTGTGAGTTTGAAGCCTTCAAAGAACGTGGTTTTTGGTCTTCTCACAAATGCTGACAGATTAGTGTGTAACTTTTCCTTGTAGATATTACAAAGAAACAGGATGGACATTTTGATACACCACCACATTTATTTGCTAAGGTAAGAAGTTTTTATAAGAACCCTCATTTGTAAATTAGGTTTGAAAGAGGGTTGTGGGTTTTTTCCTAAAATTACGGAAATCACAGTTACATGTGTTCACTTAAAAGAATTAAGACCTTGTAAATTCATAGGTGTCACAACtctttattataattattcttaaattctatTTGTCTGAATTCTCTCTAAACTTTGATGGAAGTTTGAGTTATAATACTAGGTAGGTAGGAGAAGGCACCTGGTAAATCTTTTCACATtggtaatattttaattattaaaataacaacatTTGTAACAGTAGATGTGCTTTCATATAATTCTTTAGGTAAAAGAAGTAGACCAGAGTGGGGAATGGTTCAAGGAAGGAATGAAATTGGAAGCTATAGACCCATTAAATCTTTCTACAATATGTGTCGCAACCATTAGAAAGGTAAGAtaataggttttaaaatatagaaatgcaattataGGATTTGGGTGTAAGCTAATAGAAGGAGTCCCCAAGCATATTCATTTTGacataaaatgtgtatgtgtgtgtatcttcactggagagaaggttgctaggaatttcaaaataagtttGAATTCCTGATCTTTCTTATATAGTTTATTGTCAAGATTGTCATTTTGAGTCTGCTACATTTACTTGTGGAAGTATATCCTAATTTAgagggaaaatatttatttaagttaCTTCTAGTCAAGGCTAGTCCAATTCAGAATTGTAACAAGGCCAAGTTTATCTTCAGTTTCCTGTGTTTCCTTTTTAggcccttttcttccttttggtggtagtttttgcttcttttctcttttccccctcaTCTGAAACTGCTCGTACAAAAAGACCTAGAAGAGAGAttcttgggttttgtttgtttgttcatttttttgagacacaatctctctctgtcacctaggcgggagtgcagtagtgtgatcacaggctcaagtgaccttcccacctcagccttcagagtggCTGGGATCACTGGTGTGTCCtttcatgcctggctaattttcttatttttatttttgtaggtacagggtctccctaggttgcccaggctggtctcagactcctgggctcaggcaatcctcctaaagttctaggattatagacatgagccacagcgcccagcttttttttttttttctttttaagacatggtctcactctgtcacccaggctggagtgcagtggcatgatctcagcacactgcaacctctgcctcccaggctcaagtgatcctcctgcctcagccccctgagtagctgggactacaggtgctggctaatttttatatattttgtagagatgggatttcaccatattgcccaggctggtctcgaattcctggactcaagtgacccacctgcctcggcctcccacagtgctgggattacaggcatgagccaccacgcctggcctttcctttttttttttttttccctgagatggtgtctcgccctgtcacccaggctgtagtgcagtggcgtgatcatagctcaccacagccttgagctcaagcagttctcccacttcagcttcctgagcagctggcactacaggcacaagccaccacacccagccagttttttgttgttgttgttttctttagcaatagggtctcactgtattgcccaggatagtctcaaactccggagctcaagcagttctcctgcctcagctgagtagctggaattacaggcaggggCCACCTGCCTGGCTAACATTGGCGGTTTTTTAAGGCCCCAGGTGAATATCATGTACAGCCATGGTCTAGAACCACCTAAGGAAAATCTGCTTACATAAAGGTGTAACTTAAGTCATAATTTGCATTTCAACGGTTTAAAACCTtgagctaaaagaaaaacaattatgatggcctgggcatggtagctcacacctgtaatcccagcactttgggaggctgaggcgagcagatcacaaggtcaggatatcaagaccatcctgtctaatacggtgaaaccccatctctactaaaaatacaaaaaattagccaagcgtggtggcgtgcgcctgtagtcccagctacttgggaggctgaggcaggagaatcacttgaacccaggaggtgggggttgcagtgagccgagatggcgccactgcactccagcctgggcgacagagcgagactccatctcagaaaaggaaaaagaaaaacaattatgaTGACTGCCATGTCACATGGTCAAACAGCTGGACAAGACTGGCTCCAAACCCtgttcctcctcttttcctgactagTGATCAGAATGACCCAGTAAGATTTAAaacaggccgaggcaggcagatcacaaggtcaggagttcgagaccagcctggccaatatggtgagaccccatctctactaaaaacacaaaaattagctgggcatggtggcaggcgcctgtagttccaactgctcgggaggctgaggcagaagaattgcttgaacccaggaaggggaggttgcagtgagctgagattgcaccactgcattccatcctaggcaacagagcaagactgtctcaaaaaaaaaaaaaaaaaatttaaaacactgattCCTGAAACACCTTTAtcatgttaaaaaggaaaaaaaaaaaaggccaggccaagtggctcacacctgtaattccagcactttagaagggtgggtcacgaggtcaggagttcaagaccagcctggccaacatgatgaaactaaaaatacaaaaaaattagccgggcctgggggcaggcgcctgtaatcccagtaacttgggaggctgaggcaggagaattgcttgaacctgggacacagaagttgtagtgagctgagatcgtgccattgcactccagcctgggcaacaagagcaaaaactctgtctcaaaaaaaaaaagaaaaaattaaaggctTGGTGCGAtgccttacgcctgtaatcccagcactttgggaggccaaggcgggtggatcacttgaggtcaggagttcaagaccagcctggcaaacatgatgaaaccccatctccatacaaaaattagccaggtgtggtggtgtgcgcttgtaatcccagctactcgaaaggctgaggcaagagaatcacttgaacccgggaggcggaggttgcagtgagctgagatctagccactgccCTTTGGCCTAggcatagagtgagactccatctcaaataacaacaacaacaaaaatcacatagATTCCCACGATCTACTCCATGTCTACACGATCAGAATCACAGTcaaggccaggcttggtggctcacgcctgcagttccagcactttgggaggctgaggtgggaggatcctttcaGTTCTAGCTACCACCCATGTGACAGCAGTCTCTGTGTCTGTTGATTCTAATTACTGAGAAAGAGTCTGAATAGCTGAGCTAAGCCTTTGGTTTGGGTCCATATGTGATACATACAAGTCCCTAGTCCAGTCACCTGTATTTagaagaatgaagaaaggaatcCCATGTAAGTGGGATAGTTCTGTCCAGAGGTCGTAGGCAAAGCTGTCAAACTTGAGAGTAGTAAATTTAGTGTACATGTTTACCATATAGAAATAACCAGAGAAAGGAACTTGGGGGAAGAGACCAAAAGATAGTGTGGAACCAGTATTACAGGCTTTAAACACTTGGTCAAGTGATCCGAGAGTTTTTAGTAGACAGGATAACTTGGTGTAAAGGTTCTGGCCTGAACAGAGACTGGACTGAAGGAAATTTTTACTAAGAGGGGCAGCATCCATAGAGGATGGCTGAAAGCAATTATATCAAACAAGATAGCAAAGTCAAGACAGATTAATGGCAAGTTGAGGTAGAGTTGTGGAACATGGTGATTGATTACCTCTAAAGGAGTAAGAGGAGTTGTTGATTTGACACCCTGTACTAACTCAGAGAATACGTTCAGCATGCAGGTAAAATGCTGGACCGAGACACTGGAAGAGAGGCAAACTCATGATAAAACTTCAGGAATCACTGGTGTAAAAGTTGATCATTATAGCACTGGGGTGGATGAGGTCAtcaaaacagacagaaaaaagCTAAAATCAGAAACGTGAAGGTTGGAGGTGAAAGAGCAAGTACCAAAAGGAATGCAGAAGGAATGATCAGAGAGATGAGAAGATTGATTGGTAGACCAGAATGTGATAAGagactaggagaaaatgtttCAGAAAGTTAAGAGTAggttgggtgtggtagctcagacctgtaatcctagtactttgggaggctgaggcgggcagatcgcttgagcccaccttggcccccaggAGTTCGCTACCAGCCTAAGCAatagggcaaaaccctgtctctacaaaaattagctgggtgtggtggcacacctatagacccagctacccaggaggctaaagtgggaggatcacttgagctcacggAAGttggcttcagtgagccatgattgtaccactgcacctcagcctgggcaaccgtgtctcaaaaaaaaaaaaaaaaaaagtagtgagcAAGTAGCAGATACTCAGTGAGGCTGAAATTTGAGGAGGGTAGTGCTGGGGGAAAAGGCCACTGGGTTGGGCAAATTAGGAGTTTATTTGTGAATTTAGCAGTTTAGATAAAGGCAAAATACTGCaggaaaaagccaaaaacaaaaattaaacaaataaataaaaaatataaaggaatatttgggaggcagaggcaggaggatcacttgaggccaggaattcaacccagccaacatggcaaaaccccatctgtactaaaaatacaaaaattagtcaggtgtggtggtgagcacctgtaatcccagctacttgggagcctgagacagaagaattacttgaacacagtagggggaggttgcagtgggctgagaatGCATCACTGCACAACAAAGTGATGCATTGGACAACAAAGTTGcactggacaacaaagtgagacgccatctcaaaaaaaaaaaaagtgtatataataatagataaagacaaaaatcaactgCAAGGAGTTGCGTATATGTAACTTGAATTGAGTCTTTGGGTGAATAGAATTTATTCTACTATTCTATAACTTTGAacctattttaaagtaaaaaaaaattttttttccccctttgagacagtctcgctctgtcgcccaggctggagtgcagtggcatgatctcggctcattgtaacctccgcctcccaggttcaagcaattctccctgcctcagcctcccaagtagctgggattacaggcgcctgcaccatgcctggctaatttttgtatttttagtagagacagggtttcaccatgttggccagtctggtctcgaactcctgacctcaggtgatctgcctaccttggcctcccaaagtgctgggattataggcatgagctaccgcgcccggccaaaatatttttaatataatggaAATTGGGAACATTAGAATATAAGAGATGGTCTTTTGAAAGCAAAATTCCAATGGTAATAGGACAAGATGGGGAAGTTTATCTTAGTTTTAAAGAGTGGgggcagcctggccaaggtgggtgggtcaccttaggtcaggagttccaagaccagcctggccaacgtgatgaaaccccatctctactaaaaatacaaaaatcagctgggcatgctagcacatgcctgtaatcccagctacttgggaggctgaggcaggagaatcacttgaacccgggaggcagaggttgcagtgagccaagatcaacccattgcacttcagcctaggtgacaagggaaactccgtctcaaaaaaaaaaaaaggcggagTGGGGacagccgggagtggtggctcatgcctataatcccaacactttgggaggccaaagcagaaggatcacttgagcctaggagtttgagaccagcctgagcaacatggtgagaccccatctctacaaaataaaaattaaaaaattagccaagtgtgatggtgtgcacctgtagtcctagctactcaggaggcagagacagaagctacttgagccggggaggtcaaggctgcagtgggccatgtttgcaccattgcactccagcctgaatgacagagcaagaccttgtctcaaaaagggGGAGTGGGTTACTTGTTACAACAGTCTCTGAGGCGTGAAGAAACAAACAAGAGGACCCTTAACGTGGACCAGCCTTAGCATCTGCCATAGAGGAGTATGGTTATCTGTAGCATAAAAGAGATGAAGTTGGAGGTTGAAGAAAGTGGAGACGGTTTGTAAAAACTCTATGTgataaatcagaaagaaagaagtaaaagtgaTATCAAGTAGGATTTGGAGCCTAGCTGAAACTAGATAGGTAAATTATAAGAGCACTCAGCCCCAGTTTCATGATGCTGCGACAGCAGGCAGCTATAGCCATGGTCAAAGGCACTGCTTTTCCCAGACCTCTGAGGTCAGTTCTAGGTAATCCTGCTTTTATTTCTGGAACACACTAGAATTTACATAGGTTTTTTTCATTAGAACTTCTGTTATTTAACATAACTCAATAGAGAAGCATGTTTCACTTTGAAGAGACCTTTATATAatagattttcctttcttttagaatgtcaaagtattatttttgtaatagtAGTATCTAATTTCAAGTACTTAGAATTCTCTTAATTTAAAAGGTGCTAGCTGATGGATTCCTGATGATTGGGATCGATGGCTCAGAAGCAGCAGACGGATCTGACTGGTTCTGTTACCATGCAACCTCTCCTTCTATTTTTCCTGTCGGTTTCTGTGAAATTAACATGATCGAACTTACTCCACCCAGAGGTACTTCATCCTAATATAAACACTGGAGTTTAATCTTTACTTTCTTCTTACATGGTTTCCATTTACAACATTTAACACAGCTCTAGATTTCCTGAGtatgtatataatgtgtgtggatatacatatacatacaggAGCTGTAGGTTgctctaaaaatataaagtactGTATTCTAGCTTACTTTAATAAATTACAGTAGTATATAATTTTTCCTGAGCATCTGTGTATTTTATAACATGAATTGGTATTCTCAAACTCTGTTGAGTCAGTAATACAGGCTCAACAGGCTAtggcatatataattttttttttcccccagtaaagacagggtcttactctgttgcccaggctgaagtgcagtggcacaatcatagctcacggtAACTTCCAattcctgggtccaagcaatcctcccacctcagcctccctagtagctgaaactatagctGAAAGGCACAACcatgtctgactttttttttttttttttcttttttctttgtatgtaCAGACGGGactctcactgtgttacccaggctggtcttgaaatcctggcctcaagtgatcctcccacttcagcctccccaaagcactgggattaggAGTGAACCACCACATTTAGCtatgtggacttttttttttttttttttgagacagtctcgctctgtcacccaggctggaatgcaatgatgctATCTCACCTCtttacagcctccacctcccaggttcaagtgattcttgtgcctcccctcccaagtagctggaattgcaggtgtgcaccaccacgcccagctgatttttctatttttaatagagatggggtttcaccatgtaggccaggctcatcacaaactcctggtctcaaatgatctgcccaccttggcctcccaacgtgctgggattataggtgtgagccactgcacccagccctatgTGGACTTATAAAAGGATGGCTGTTTTACTCATGGTTTAACCagtcattttccaaattttaataCTTGAGCATTAAGTTGTTCCTCTAAGAAAGGAGGAAAGCTATAACAGAGGTCTATAAACATGGCATTTGCTCAGCCAGTTTTCTTTCttgcaaggaaagaaaaatatcactcCATAGTATTAGGTGCTAGACTCTTCTAAAGCCTAGGATTGAAAGAGCAAGTGTACCCTTGTagtaaacagaaaaagagagcCACTTTTGCGTTACACTAAGTGGGCGTACCAGTGTTTCTAGAAAGGGGAGGGAAATCTGTGTAACATGGAAGAATTATTGCACTAGCAGTATAAAtcatataggccaggtgcagtggctcacgcctgtaatcccagcactttgagagactgaggca encodes:
- the MBTD1 gene encoding MBT domain-containing protein 1 isoform X21, with translation MEGFSWGNYINSNSFIAAPVTCFKHAPMGTCWGDISENVRLEVPNTDCSLPTKVFWIAGIVKLAGYNALLRYEGFENDSGLDFWCNICGSDIHPVGWCAASGKPLVPPRTIQHKYTNWKAFLVKRLTGAKTLPPDFSQKVSESMQYPFKPCMRVEVVDKRHLCRTRVAVVESVIGGRLRLVYEESEDRTDDFWCHMHSPLIHHIGWSRSIGHRFKRSDITKKQDGHFDTPPHLFAKVKEVDQSGEWFKEGMKLEAIDPLNLSTICVATIRKVLADGFLMIGIDGSEAADGSDWFCYHATSPSIFPVGFCEINMIELTPPRGYTKLPFKWFDYLRETGSIAAPVKLFNKDVPNHGFRVGMKLEAVDLMEPRLICVATVTRIIHRLLRIHFDGWEEEYDQWVDCESPDLYPVGWCQLTGYQLQPPASQSSRENQSASSKQKKKAKSQQYKGHKKKRKMPIGKKPVSLSSLPMTGGVRRSFSGDEELTPPPYRTLPAQTAPEAFPPPSTSREFSPSLKTVTTLQLKEELLDGEDYNFLQGASDQESNGSANFYIKQEP
- the MBTD1 gene encoding MBT domain-containing protein 1 isoform X22, with product MGTCWGDISENVRLEVPNTDCSLPTKVFWIAGIVKLAGYNALLRYEGFENDSGLDFWCNICGSDIHPVGWCAASGKPLVPPRTIQHKYTNWKAFLVKRLTGAKTLPPDFSQKVSESMQYPFKPCMRVEVVDKRHLCRTRVAVVESVIGGRLRLVYEESEDRTDDFWCHMHSPLIHHIGWSRSIGHRFKRSDITKKQDGHFDTPPHLFAKVKEVDQSGEWFKEGMKLEAIDPLNLSTICVATIRKVLADGFLMIGIDGSEAADGSDWFCYHATSPSIFPVGFCEINMIELTPPRGYTKLPFKWFDYLRETGSIAAPVKLFNKDVPNHGFRVGMKLEAVDLMEPRLICVATVTRIIHRLLRIHFDGWEEEYDQWVDCESPDLYPVGWCQLTGYQLQPPASQSSRENQSASSKQKKKAKSQQYKGHKKKRKMPIGKKPVSLSSLPMTGGVRRSFSGDEELTPPPYRTLPAQTAPEAFPPPSTSREFSPSLKTVTTLQLKEELLDGEDYNFLQGASDQESNGSANFYIKQEP